In Streptomyces sp. NBC_00448, the following are encoded in one genomic region:
- a CDS encoding DUF2470 domain-containing protein encodes MIRPGNPAPELPSRQQENGQPRPEVEEAPRQPSAAERARTLVEGNPSLALAIPALRPAPDEPMVPLRRSVGPEGDVFLLFPRDHPAVRAVRHATDDEVPAVLEVTDVAPVAVPHRIRGRAWIAGWLTHVPGGGFESDAELLRLEPGEISVDDLWGAALVEPDEFAAAGPDPLAPFETDVLQHLAAAHPEEVALLCGLVGEPCAGGTAGAVPLALDRFGLRVRFTGSAGTYDARFDFPSPVDGPAAARRALRHLFASARA; translated from the coding sequence ATGATTCGACCCGGGAACCCCGCACCCGAACTGCCGTCGCGACAGCAGGAGAACGGTCAGCCGCGTCCCGAAGTGGAAGAGGCGCCCCGGCAGCCCTCGGCCGCCGAACGCGCGCGCACTCTTGTCGAGGGTAACCCGTCCCTCGCGCTGGCCATTCCCGCGCTGCGCCCGGCACCGGACGAGCCGATGGTGCCGCTGCGCCGCTCCGTGGGGCCCGAAGGCGACGTCTTCCTGCTCTTCCCCCGTGACCACCCCGCGGTGCGGGCGGTCCGGCACGCCACCGACGACGAGGTGCCGGCTGTGCTGGAAGTCACCGACGTGGCGCCGGTCGCCGTCCCGCACCGCATCCGCGGCCGCGCCTGGATCGCCGGGTGGCTCACCCACGTACCCGGCGGCGGCTTCGAGTCCGACGCGGAGCTGCTGCGCCTGGAACCCGGGGAGATCTCCGTGGACGACCTGTGGGGTGCGGCTCTCGTCGAGCCGGACGAGTTCGCCGCCGCCGGGCCCGATCCGCTCGCGCCCTTCGAGACCGATGTCCTCCAGCACCTCGCGGCCGCCCACCCCGAGGAGGTCGCGCTGCTGTGCGGGCTCGTCGGCGAGCCCTGTGCGGGCGGCACCGCCGGCGCGGTGCCCCTGGCACTCGACCGGTTCGGCCTCCGGGTCCGCTTCACCGGGTCCGCCGGTACGTACGACGCCCGCTTTGATTTTCCGAGCCCGGTGGACGGGCCGGCGGCCGCCCGCCGCGCCCTACGGCACCTTTTCGCTTCCGCGCGGGCCTGA
- a CDS encoding replication-associated recombination protein A, which yields MEPDLFSAAAEERRERDPGSSPLAVRMRPRTLEEVVGQQHLLRPGSPLRRLVGDDGTGPAGASSVILWGPPGTGKTTLAYVVSKATNKRFVELSAITAGVKEVRAVIESAKRQAGGYNRETVLFLDEIHRFSKAQQDSLLPAVENRWVTLIAATTENPYFSVISPLLSRSLLLTLESLTDDDIRGVLRRALTEERGLDGAVTLPQDAEDHLLRIAGGDARRALTALEAGAGAALAKGEDTITLATVEEAVDRAAVAYDRDGDQHYDVASALIKSIRGSDVDAALHYLARMIVAGEDPRFIARRLMISASEDIGLADPTALPTAVAAAQAVAMIGFPEASLILSHATIALALAPKSNAATTAIGAALEDVRAGKAGPVPMHLRDGHYKGAAKLGHAQGYLYPHDVPGAIAAQQYLPDEIADRRYYEPTRYGAEARVADVLDRVRERLSGGN from the coding sequence GTGGAGCCAGATCTGTTCAGTGCGGCGGCCGAGGAGCGGCGGGAGCGGGACCCGGGCAGCAGCCCGCTCGCGGTGCGGATGCGCCCGCGCACCTTGGAGGAGGTGGTGGGCCAGCAGCACCTGCTGCGCCCGGGCTCACCACTGCGGCGGTTGGTCGGTGACGACGGCACCGGACCCGCGGGCGCCTCCTCGGTGATCCTGTGGGGCCCGCCCGGCACCGGAAAGACCACGCTCGCGTACGTGGTCAGCAAGGCCACCAACAAGCGGTTCGTGGAACTCTCGGCGATCACCGCGGGCGTGAAGGAGGTCCGCGCGGTCATCGAGAGCGCCAAGCGCCAAGCCGGTGGGTACAACCGCGAGACCGTGCTGTTCCTCGACGAGATCCACCGCTTCAGCAAGGCCCAGCAGGACTCGCTGCTGCCCGCCGTGGAGAACCGCTGGGTCACCCTGATCGCGGCGACCACGGAGAACCCGTACTTCTCGGTGATCTCGCCGCTGCTGAGCCGCTCCCTGCTGCTGACCCTCGAATCCCTCACCGACGACGACATCCGCGGGGTGCTGCGCCGCGCGCTCACCGAGGAGCGGGGGCTCGACGGCGCGGTCACCCTTCCGCAGGACGCCGAGGACCACCTGCTGCGGATCGCCGGCGGTGACGCCCGGCGCGCGCTGACCGCCCTGGAGGCAGGCGCCGGCGCCGCCCTCGCCAAGGGCGAGGACACCATCACCCTCGCCACCGTCGAGGAGGCCGTCGACCGCGCCGCGGTGGCCTACGACCGCGACGGCGACCAGCACTACGACGTGGCGAGCGCCCTGATCAAGTCGATCCGCGGCTCCGACGTGGACGCGGCGCTGCACTACCTGGCACGGATGATCGTGGCCGGGGAGGACCCCCGTTTCATCGCCCGCCGGCTGATGATCTCGGCGAGCGAGGACATCGGACTGGCCGACCCGACCGCCCTGCCCACGGCGGTCGCCGCGGCGCAGGCGGTCGCGATGATCGGGTTCCCCGAGGCGTCGCTCATCCTCAGCCACGCCACGATCGCGCTCGCCCTCGCGCCGAAGTCCAACGCGGCGACCACCGCGATCGGGGCGGCCCTGGAGGATGTCCGGGCGGGCAAGGCCGGCCCGGTGCCCATGCATCTGCGGGACGGGCACTACAAGGGCGCGGCCAAGCTCGGCCACGCCCAGGGCTACCTCTACCCGCACGACGTACCCGGCGCGATCGCGGCGCAGCAGTACCTGCCGGACGAGATCGCCGACCGCCGCTACTACGAACCGACCCGCTACGGAGCCGAAGCCCGCGTTGCCGATGTCCTCGACCGCGTCCGGGAACGCCTCTCCGGCGGCAACTGA